In Harpia harpyja isolate bHarHar1 chromosome 8, bHarHar1 primary haplotype, whole genome shotgun sequence, a genomic segment contains:
- the DNAJC28 gene encoding dnaJ homolog subfamily C member 28 yields the protein MLTNNIGHHFMVRQAMIPRNLKPFPYICGNRMLSGYKPKSNIKDSYKILELEEGCSLDDIRNSYRSLAKKYHPDSGSATADSEAFMKVEEAYRVVLSDVATKKKSNENNEEEEDQFKSKAPQHRHYLSFEGVGFGTPSQREKQYMQFRVDRATEQVLEYRKQRLESQYAATDLMKAKDVRQSKKVKITQAVERLVEDLIQESMAKGDFDNLSGKGKPLQKFSDCPHIDPMTHNLNRILIDNGYQPEWILMQKEIRETIERLRKNIVASRSKLGGPMTPYRQKQWNHICEQFIEDIRKLNKRIDNFNLVVPILSRQMVHFSADKEIVRAQKTYEALMENRDASNSDTKENEEKNVKSFGWKSSLFKWLNLTLK from the coding sequence ATGCTGACTAACAACATAGGGCATCATTTCATGGTACGTCAAGCAATGATTCCAAGAAACCTGAAACCGTTTCCCTACATTTGTGGCAACAGAATGTTGTCGGGTTACAAACCTAAAAGCAACATCAAGGACTCTTACAAAATTCTTGAGCTCGAGGAAGGATGTTCCCTTGATGATATCAGAAACTCATATCGAAGTCTTGCCAAAAAATACCATCCAGACAGCGGTTCTGCCACAGCTGATTCCGAAGCATTTATGAAAGTAGAAGAAGCATACAGAGTCGTGCTCAGTGATGTGGCaaccaaaaagaaatcaaacgagaataatgaagaggaggaagatcaGTTCAAATCAAAAGCACCACAGCATAGGCACTACTTGAGTTTTGAAGGCGTTGGTTTTGGAACACCaagccaaagagaaaagcaatacaTGCAATTTCGAGTAGACCGTGCTACTGAGCAAGTGTTGGAGTACCGGAAGCAAAGACTTGAAAGCCAGTATGCTGCGACTGACCTAATGAAAGCCAAAGATGTGAGGCAGAGCAAAAAGGTGAAAATAACTCAGGCAGTTGAGCGGTTGGTTGAGGACCTCATCCAGGAATCGATGGCAAAAGGAGACTTTGACAACCTCAGTGGCAAAGGAAAACCTTTGCAGAAATTTTCAGACTGTCCACATATCGACCCTATGACTCACAACTTGAACAGGATTCTGATAGACAATGGATACCAGCCAGAGTGGATCCTGATGCAGAAAGAAATACGGGAAACTATTGAGCGGTTAAGGAAGAATATAGTGGCATCTAGAAGTAAGCTTGGAGGGCCAATGACACCATATAGGCAAAAGCAATGGAATCATATTTGTGAGCAATTTATAGAAGATATCaggaaattaaacaaaagaaTTGACAACTTCAATTTAGTTGTTCCTATTCTGAGCAGACAAATGGTACACTTCAGTGCAGACAAAGAAATTGTTAGAGCACAAAAGACCTATGAAGCTTTGATGGAAAACAGAGATGCTTCTAATTCAGacacaaaggaaaatgaagaaaaaaatgttaaaagctttGGGTGGAAGTCTTCTCTATTTAAGTGGTTAAACCTTACACTGAAATAA